CTGAGCAATCTCCTGTTCCAGGCGGGTCTTGATGCCCAGGAGCATCTTGTACTCCTGGTTCTGACTCTCCATCTCGCAGCGGATGCTGGCCAGCTCCTCCTCTACAGAGTTAATCTGCGCTTGGATCTGTTGCAGCAGGCAGCCATAGCGAGCTTCGGTTTCTGCCAAGGAGTTTTCCAGAGAGCTTTTCTGGAAGTGGAAAGGCAGGAGTTTAGGACCAGAGCGCTACCCATACCTGCCCATTCCGAGGAGGGAAGGGCTCTCAGCAGTCCTGCCCCACGTACCGTGCTGAGCTGCGCCTGCAGTTCGATCTCCAGGTTCTGCATTTCACGTCTCAGCTCAGTGAGCTGGTGGCTGCTTGTCTGGATGTCCTGGCTGCTAGAAGCGACCTGCCGGTTGACTTCTTCGATCTGCAGGAGTCAAACCCCAAACACAGTTTCTAAGTGAGACGATCCTCTCAGGGAGCAGATTTGCTGACTGAGAGCTAATGTAGCCAGGAAGCCTCTCCCTTCCATCCTGTCCTCATCGGGGACAGCCTAGTCATTGCTCCGTAGATCCTGATGTTCCACACAGCTGTGCACATCAGACCCGGCCTGCTCCCCCTCTGCCACTGCCGTCTTTCCCCAGCAGCTGTTCCCTTCCCATTCCCCAAGCCGTGCAAGTGTGGTGCAGGTGAGCAGCCTCCCCCTTTTAGCCAAAGGCATTGCGTGCCCAGTCGAGGGTGCCTGGGTTTTCCCACAGCAGGAGACTCCACTTTGTGCATTGCTGCGTACCTTGACTTCATACCACTGCTCAACCTCTCTGCGGTTCTTCTCGATGAGCTGCTCGTATTCGTTCCTCATATCGTTCAGTATCTTTGTCAAGTCTTCTCCAGGGGCAGCATTGACTTCCACGCTCACGTCGCCACCAGTCTGAGACTGCAGCTGTCTCATTTCCTGCAGAGAGTCCAAAGAGAGAAACAAGGACCACAGGTCATTTCTTGTGGTGGGGACAGTAGTTAAAGCAGTATCAAGGTACCAACGAATGGCGATCATGTGACATATAGTTGAACAGACTTGATGTGTAACTTTGGGAACCCTGAAGAATCAAAGCACTATGTCTTGACACACTATTTATCATTGCATTGTACCTCCTCATGGTTTCTCTTAAGAGAAAGCAGTTCATCCTTCAAGGACTCCAGCTCAGATTCGAGTGAAGATCGTGTGCGAGTGAGATCATCCAGGACATTTCTCAAGCCATTAATGTCAGCCTCCACAGTCTGACAGATGACCAGCTCATTCTCATACCTTTTCCAATGAAAAAAGAAGGATTAGTCATTCATTTCATTACAATGCATATGCTTGGTCATACCACTTGGAACAGGGTATCATCACCTGCGTTCATTAACCTGATAAAATTCATGCCATGAAAGATGCAAGGTTCACAGAGAGGTACTCACTTCATTCGGAAGTCATCGGCAGTCATCTTGCTGTTATCAATGTCCAGAAGCAGTTTGTTATTGTCCACAGTGGCAGAAATGATCTGAAAAAGGTGAAGTTGGGGAAGGGTCATTCTGTGTTCAAGGCATccaggagaagaagaaaaaagacgTAAAGCTTTGGTAGGGCATTGCTGTGTGTCTCAGGattgttttctgctgtaatGCAGGGGCCACAGAAACTTGTTGAAATGCCATGCCACAAGAACTGGTGTGAGCAAGATTTTGACTTCCCCAAACACACTAATAAAACAATGTGTTGTTGGGGGAAAGAATACTGAACATTTATGCAAGGACATATGGGTTTATGCTCTCTGGGTGTGTAAGGAAGTACAGTTTTTGTCCCTGATGCTTTAATTCATCTCATTAATAAGAAACTAATTGTAAGAGAAGGCCTTGGTCCTTCTGTCTGGCCTAGGTAGGAGTGTGCAGAGACAAGAGGAGCTGTGATATTGCACTCCAGGTGCTCTGGCTTTGCACTCCATCCAGCTGAGCCGGGTGGGAGCAGAGTGACGGACTGGAAACCACAGATGCCTGGTTTGGAGCCACCTGTATAACGTGGGATTGCAGCTACGTGCGCCAGCATGTTTGGGCCTGCTGGAGCGCTCCTTGGCGCCTCGGGCTGTGCCCCCAGAGCACATCCCTTTCTCTTGTGGGGTGCTGTGGTGTGGGG
This DNA window, taken from Falco peregrinus isolate bFalPer1 chromosome 18, bFalPer1.pri, whole genome shotgun sequence, encodes the following:
- the LOC101910917 gene encoding keratin, type I cytoskeletal 13-like; protein product: MSCSIKRTSSTSYRSGGGGGACGGGSGRSSSVSCRRYASSVIGGGSYGGGACGTGYGGGMSAGSLAGGFGGGLGGGFGGGLGGGFGGGFAGGFGAGGDMLLGGNEKVTMQNLNDRLAAYLDKVRRLEEENAQLEHHIREWYRKQAPSASKDYSSYYQTIEQLQNQIISATVDNNKLLLDIDNSKMTADDFRMKYENELVICQTVEADINGLRNVLDDLTRTRSSLESELESLKDELLSLKRNHEEEMRQLQSQTGGDVSVEVNAAPGEDLTKILNDMRNEYEQLIEKNRREVEQWYEVKIEEVNRQVASSSQDIQTSSHQLTELRREMQNLEIELQAQLSTKSSLENSLAETEARYGCLLQQIQAQINSVEEELASIRCEMESQNQEYKMLLGIKTRLEQEIAQYRALLQEGQQDLVTSQGALQGGGISSHSHSSTSYSHGQSCDKTGQSRVC